From Salvelinus namaycush isolate Seneca chromosome 9, SaNama_1.0, whole genome shotgun sequence:
GTTTCCAGGGCTGAAAGACTCCACACTGGCACCTGAGGAAACTGAGAAAAAGGACAACAAAGATGAGTTTCGGGGAACTATCAGTGACTACACAGAGACCCAAGGCTTTAATCCACTCACTAGACCTACATCACCAGCCCCAGTGAATGCACAGCTAGGGTCTACTACTGACGCGGACCAACACCAACCCAGAGCCCAGGCCACAAACAGAGAGTTGTTAGCTCTGGACTTCTCAGCCACTCAACAGAGAGACATACTGGAGGGAGATATCGTGGTGGAAGAGATTGGAGACGAGTTACAGGACTTCACAGAGGAAACAGGAACAGACACAAGTAAGAGCATCCAACCCCCATCCCTTCACCCCCATGTCACAGTGATATGTCCACTTTTACAACACCCTCAGGGTGTTGGTAAGAATAGTCTTCCCTAGTATTTATAGGATATTTGGCAGAATTTACCTATTTTCGATTTTGTAAAATATTGGTGGTGAATGTACTGATTTACTGTGGCAGTGTGATGAGAGTAACCCCTTATATATTTTCTGTTCATGACATCCTACCTCTGATATCATGAAGTACAATGTGTGTTTGGTGTTTACATGCCCCTGTAgcagttgtagttgtagtagtattcgtagtgtgtgtgtttgctattGAAGTGTGTGTTGGAAGGTGACTTGTcttctctgtctgctctgtgccTTCTCTATATCTGCTCTATGTCTCCTCTGTGCCTGCTCTATGTCTGCTCTATGTCTGCTCTGTGCCTTCTCTATGTCTGCTCTATGTCTGCTCTGTGCCTGCTCTATGTCTGCTCTGTGCCTCCTCTATGTCTGCTCTATGTCTGCTCTGTGCCTGCTCTGTGAATGTGTGATATGTATTCTGCTGGCAAACACAGTTTTATATTCACAGGGCGGTTTACGTcacgcctctccctctctctcctctctctctttctcattctctcatctccttctctcccactccatcaatcctccttctctcctccctcaatctcccccttcatctctcccctccatcttccATCCATCTCTACCacctctcactctcctcttctTTTCTACTCTGTCACAGacacattttatttctctcccttGCTGTCCTATCTTCTTAAACAGCTACGCTGAGGGAGACTGTTAATGAATTCCTTTGTGTGAGGACAGTAAATGAGATGTGAATGAGAAACACAGTGGACTGGTGGTTTTATATAGGACATTGTAGAAGCCTCTTGCTTCTCCAgccagggaggggtagagagcaTAGATAGAGGGTAGTAAAAGGTctaagagggagggagacagaactGGGTTAGCTCTGtgtctcacatctctctctcacacacacacacacacacacacacacacacacacacacacacacacacacacacacacacacacacacacacacacacacacacacacacacacacacacacacacacacacacacacacacacacacatgaagagAAGAGACCAGAGAAGGTCTTGTTGTAGAGCTCAGTAGGCAGTAGGCAGGAACATAGGGAATGGACTTGTCTACATTATTCAGATGTTATGTAATCATAGgggacagacatacagtatagaatacagtagcaagaaaaagtatgtgaaccctttggaaatacctggatttctgaatAAATTGgccatacaatttgatctgatcttcatctaggtcacaacaatagactaacacagtctgcttaaactaaaaACACataaacaattatacattttcatgtctttattgaacacaccgtgtaaacattcacagtgcagggtggaaaaagaatgtgaacccttggttttaataactggtttaccctcctttggcagcaataacctcaaccaaatgttttctgtagttgcggatctgacctgcacaatggtcaggaggaattttggaccattccactttacaaaactgtttcagttcagcaatattcttgggatgtcttgTCTGAACTGCTGTCTCGAGGTCATgctacagcatctcaatcgggttgaagtcaggactctgactgggccactccagaaggcgtattttcttctgttgcatcagtgttttgggtcgttgtcctgttgcatcacccaacttctgttgagcttcaacagatagcctaacaatctcctgcaaaatgtcttgataaactctGGAAATAATTTTttccgttgatgatagcaagctgtcaaggccctgaggcagcaaagctaccccaaaccatgatgctcccgccaccatactttacagttgggatgaggttttgatgttggagttctgtgcctttttttctccacacatagtgttgtgtgttccttccaaacacctcaactgtagtttcatctgtccacagaatattttgccagtagcgctgtggaacatccaggtgcacttttgcaaacttcacatgtgcagcaatgttttttttggacagcagtggcttcgtcctcccatgaacaccagtcttgtttagtgttttacatatctTAGACTCTTCAatagagatgttagcatgttccagaaatgtatgtaagtctttagctgacactctaggattcttcttaacctcattaagcattctgcgctgtgctcttgcagtcatctttgcaggacggccactcctagggagagtagcaacagtgctgaactttcttcatttatagacaatttgtcttactgtggactgatgaacatcaaggcttttagagatacttttgtaaccctttcgagctttatgcaagtcaataATTCTTAATCtgaggtcttctgagatctcttttgttcgaggcatggttcacatcaggtaatacttcttgtgaatagcaaactcaaattttgtgagtgttttttatagggcaaggcagctctaaccaacatctccaatctcatctcattgattggactccaggttagctgactcctgacttcaattagcctaggggttcaccaacctacactgtgaatgtgtaAATGATGTATTCAGTATAGACAAGAAaattacaataatttgtgtgttattagtttaagcacactatatTTGTCTAtcgttgtgacttagatgaagatcagattaaatttgatgaccaatttatgcagaaatccaggtaattccaaagggttcacatactttttcttgacaTATTATGTTATTATTGATATAATGTTAGTTATAAGAGTGTGCTTGTGATTATAAATATTTACACAAATGAGAACAGCAATGGGGTCAATACTACCTCATCtgaacacagtctctctctccctctcttgctctctgtccctccctcccaccctttctctctctatcccctggctctctctctctctgacccagttaGAGATTCCCAGTTACAAGAATGTACTTTTATAATGGATTagctctcttgctctccctctctctccctgataTTTCACCCAATGAAATTCCAGGGGCAAGTGGTTGATTTGGGCATCAGTTTCAAGAATCTTTGTTTCTGTTTTTGCAGGTGTGTTTCCAGAGGAGGGGTGGCCAAAGTCGGCCACCAATGAGTCGGCTCTCGTCGACTGCAGCCTTGACACCAGAGCCACACCCTGCAACACAACTGATCAATCCTGGAGCCCCTTTTACCCCGATGACATCATCTCCAATCAATCCCAGCGCCCCTTTTTGTCTCTAACCCCTCCTCTCTTTGTGCCTCTGTATTCTGATTGGAACTCAGCTCTAGCCACCTGGGGCTTTGCCTGGGAGGCCCACATCTACGGTCTGGGATCTGTGTTCACTGCATTAGGTCTGATATCTGTACTCTGCCTGTTAGGTCTGCCCCTGCGCTGCCCCCCAGGAAGCCCCTACTTCACCCTGCTGCACCTGTTCCTCCTGGCCACCGGAGGCACTAGAGCATTCTTTCTGCTGTATGATGCTTATAGTCACCAGGACCACCTGCCTGCTCTgggctctctcctcctctctgaacTACCCTTCCCCTGCCTCACCTCTGCCTTCTCCGTCTGcttccttcttctctccctccgcTCTCGCATGTACCTCTCCCTtcatttttccctctctctctccctccctctctccaccctgcCCAGGCCTTGTCTCTTGTTCTTCCTCTCCCTGATGCACTTCGCAGCCTTCATGGGCTCCATAGCTCTATTCCATGTCTTCCCCAGCCTccctgttcttctcctgctcccCCAGGGAGTGTTcatcctcctctgcctcctcctcccctgCTCCTTCCTCCTCTTCTACTGCCATGTACGACAAGACGCCAAACACATCCAACGGCTGAGTGACGGTGAGGGAGAGGTAACAGGTTCCCCAGTTCTGGTGGGGCGGCTGTCCCGGTGCCCATTCGCTGAGGCTGAGGAGTGGAGAAGGGCAGCAAGGGCTGGGGTGGGAGGGGCTCTGTGCCTGTTAGGGTGTGGGGGGCTTCAGCTGTATGGGATGTTACATGCATTAGGGCTCGGAGGGGTGAATGCTGGGGCAGGGTTCCAGCCCTGGCCTTGGTGGGCATACCACCTGGGCTGCAGGCTCTGTGAGGTGGGGGTATGTCTGTCCCTGTCAATCATCGGCACTCAGCCCCTCCTCTTCTGTTGCTCCAACTCTAACTCCTCCTCCCGGACTAAACTCAACACCAACACCTGTCAGGGGTCGTGGGCGCGGCTGCCCTGTGCCTCACCGGCAGGAGGGCCTAGCCACccacttcccctctctcccatcctcccccctcacTACCCCTGGTCCCTTGGGCAGAAAGAGAAGCAGGTGGTGTGTGATGTCATCAGGAAGCGCCAGTCCGAAGACCTCCCCCTCTACACACTAATGGAACCCTCTTCAAATGGACTGAACCTGCATCCTCACCTTAACCCCCACCCTGGCCAGACCAAAACCTCCAGACACCCCAACCTCCCTGATCCTCCAAGCCCACCAGGGAGACTTCAAGCTGGGGTTGAGTCCCAGGGATCCTCCCAGGGTAGTCTATGTCTGGAAACTGACTCCA
This genomic window contains:
- the LOC120053954 gene encoding proline-rich transmembrane protein 4-like; its protein translation is MAAVMWTSLLLSLAPLLHLQAFTLAPEGATKAPPHPHTDTQIDVPVLASHSTVWPSWAPVVPTAGARRADSLDWFPGLKDSTLAPEETEKKDNKDEFRGTISDYTETQGFNPLTRPTSPAPVNAQLGSTTDADQHQPRAQATNRELLALDFSATQQRDILEGDIVVEEIGDELQDFTEETGTDTSVFPEEGWPKSATNESALVDCSLDTRATPCNTTDQSWSPFYPDDIISNQSQRPFLSLTPPLFVPLYSDWNSALATWGFAWEAHIYGLGSVFTALGLISVLCLLGLPLRCPPGSPYFTLLHLFLLATGGTRAFFLLYDAYSHQDHLPALGSLLLSELPFPCLTSAFSVCFLLLSLRSRMYLSLHFSLSLSLPLSTLPRPCLLFFLSLMHFAAFMGSIALFHVFPSLPVLLLLPQGVFILLCLLLPCSFLLFYCHVRQDAKHIQRLSDGEGEVTGSPVLVGRLSRCPFAEAEEWRRAARAGVGGALCLLGCGGLQLYGMLHALGLGGVNAGAGFQPWPWWAYHLGCRLCEVGVCLSLSIIGTQPLLFCCSNSNSSSRTKLNTNTCQGSWARLPCASPAGGPSHPLPLSPILPPHYPWSLGQKEKQVVCDVIRKRQSEDLPLYTLMEPSSNGLNLHPHLNPHPGQTKTSRHPNLPDPPSPPGRLQAGVESQGSSQGSLCLETDSTVDLRPPSPIDLSRSIDQALYSETLFPHSLFSPSRLLHASSSLSLNSPGSHHSQSASWPGNSSADSPLYRTSSCGDVDMSPTRPPQPGCILPGHSDPCCLPECWWRGSNSSYLCQESLSGSSQGLFSSSGTGGAWSHPHTTRGQPSQSSLPRTLPHLTYHRRYRTLSSASQDSRGEGRLEGREDLSESRLLERDTAVQAEFVNVCRQIDALSVCSDTIDL